The Sulfurimonas sp. HSL-1716 sequence GGTGTTGCTGCTTGACGAGATAGAAAAAGCGCACCCCGATCTTATAAACATACTGCTTCAGGTGATGGACAGCGCCGTTCTTACGGATAATAACGGGTATAAGGCAAACTTCAAAAACGTGGTGCTCATTATGACCTCAAACGTAGGTGCGACCGAGCGCAATGTCATGGGATTCAATGCAGACAGTTCGCTCTCCCGCGGAGAAGCTTTGAAATCTTTCTTTACGCCGGAGTTTAGAAACCGTCTTGATGCAATCGTCGAGTTCAAACCGTTGAAAATGGAGATAGTCGAGCGCATAGTGAGAAAATTCGTCAACAACATAAATAAAGAACTCGGCAAGAAAAAGATATCTCTGCATATAAGCGACAAGGCTGTGGGATATATAGCGCAGATGGGCTACGACAAAGAGATGGGAGCAAGACCTTTGGTGCGTTTCATCCAAGAAAACGTCAAAAATCCGCTGACCGATGAGATGCTCTTTGGAAAACTCAGACATGGCGGAAACGTATATATCGATTTTAATAAAAAGCTGACGTTCGATTTTCAAGAGAAATAGATATTGTATATCCCTAAACTTACGCATCGGTTAAGCTTCCCGGATCCAGAAACCGCCTGTGAAGAGGGCATCGTCGCATACGGAGGAGATCTGAGCCCCTCACGCCTTATGCTTGCGTATCAAAGCGGAATATTTCCATGGTATGCAGAAGGTGATCCGATCCTTTGGTGGTCGCCCGATCCGCGTCTTATCCTTGAACTCTCCGATTTTAAGCTGCGCCGTTCTCTTAAAAAAAGGATGAAACACTTTACCTATAGGTTCGATACGGCTTTTGCGGAGGTGATAAAAGAGTGTTCCAAGATTCCACGCAAAGGACAGAACGGAACATGGATACGGCCCGAGATCATCGAAGCTTATACCGTACTTCATGGAATGGGCAAAGCTCACAGCGTCGAAGCTTATCTTGACGGCGAACTTGTAGGAGGTGCCTACGGCGTGGTAGTGGGCGGCGTATTTTGCGGCGAAAGCATGTTCGCCAAGGTCGATGATGCTTCAAAAGCCGCATTTGCAGTGCTTGTCGAACATCTCAAAAAATGGGGTTACAGTTTCATCGACTGTCAGGTTCCGACACCGCATCTGCTGAGTCTTGGAGCAAAAGAGGTAGCACGCGAATATTTTCTGACCCGTTTAAAAGATGTCGTTTACGATGAAATAAAACATGAGTGGCAGATAGAAAAATGACCAATATATATCTAAGATATCATTAAACCGCTTCTTTTAAAAAAAATATATCCTTAAGTTAATTTATTTATAATTGTGTTAAAAAGGAGTGAAAGATGAAATATATGAAGTTACTGATGACGGCAATGGCCGCCATACTGTTTTTTTCGGGATTTTGGTCGGGCAAGAGTAACAGCGATCTGAGAAAAGAGCGTTTAAAAACAAACAAAGAGACATTGGCTTATCTTTATAAATATGCTCCAAAATCCAAGGAAATGATAAGAAGAGCCTACGGATACGCAACGTTTACGAATCTTGGAGTAAACCTTGTCATCCTTTCCGCAGAGGGCGGAAAAGGTGTCGCACACAACAACAAAACAGGCAAAAACATATATATGAACATGGCTTCAGGCGGAGTGGGACTCGGTCTGGGAGTCAAAGACTTCAGGGTCGTTTTCATCTTTGAGAACAAAAAAGTGTTTGATAATTTCGTAAATCACGGATGGGAAGCAAACGCGCAGGCCGATGCTGCTGCCAAAGCCGGAAAAAAAGGCGGTGCTGTAAATGCCGCTATAACGGTTGCACCGGGTGTCAGACTCTATAAGCTTACTCAAAACGGGCTTGCTCTTCAAGCTACGATACAGGGGACAAAGTACTGGAAAGATGGAGATTTGAATTGAAAGATGATATAATCTTCATCAAAATATAATGTAGGTGAATGTATGTATATAAAAGATCTGAAGTTTTCTCTGTGGGCCGATTTTATCGAGCGTGATTATCTGGATAAAGAGTTCAAGCAGCTTATAAACCAGGGCATCATAAACGGTGCGACAAGCAATCCTGCTATTTTTAAAAACGCCATCCTTTCCTCGCCGGCTTATAAAGAACAGCTCTCATCATTAGACGGTCTGTCGGCAAAAGAGAAATACGAAGCTCTTGCTATTTTTGACATACAAAAAGCGGCCGACATTCTCAAACCGCTTTATGATAAAGGCGATGACGGGTATGTAAGCATAGAGGTCGATCCGTTCTTATGTGACGATGCGCAGGCTACCGTAGCCGAAGGCAAACGCCTTCACGATATTATTGCCAGAGACAACATCATGATAAAAGTGCCGGCGACGGATGCCGGATATATCGCCATGGAAGAGCTGAGTGCATCGGGTATCCCGGTAAATGCGACGCTGATATTTTCTAAAGAACAAGCGGTGTCATGCGCAAAAGCGTTTGCACGGGGACAGCAAAGATCAAGTAAAGAGGTCGATACGGTCATCAGCGTGTTTGTCAGCAGGATCGACAGAGCATTGGACGATATCCTGATCTCCAAAGGGATGACCCCTTCACTGACGGGAGTCTATAATGCCGCGGATATCTACAACAGCGTCGAAGCTTTGCAGGTTAAGGGATGCAGGACGCTTTTTGCAA is a genomic window containing:
- the aat gene encoding leucyl/phenylalanyl-tRNA--protein transferase; this encodes MYIPKLTHRLSFPDPETACEEGIVAYGGDLSPSRLMLAYQSGIFPWYAEGDPILWWSPDPRLILELSDFKLRRSLKKRMKHFTYRFDTAFAEVIKECSKIPRKGQNGTWIRPEIIEAYTVLHGMGKAHSVEAYLDGELVGGAYGVVVGGVFCGESMFAKVDDASKAAFAVLVEHLKKWGYSFIDCQVPTPHLLSLGAKEVAREYFLTRLKDVVYDEIKHEWQIEK
- a CDS encoding transaldolase, coding for MYIKDLKFSLWADFIERDYLDKEFKQLINQGIINGATSNPAIFKNAILSSPAYKEQLSSLDGLSAKEKYEALAIFDIQKAADILKPLYDKGDDGYVSIEVDPFLCDDAQATVAEGKRLHDIIARDNIMIKVPATDAGYIAMEELSASGIPVNATLIFSKEQAVSCAKAFARGQQRSSKEVDTVISVFVSRIDRALDDILISKGMTPSLTGVYNAADIYNSVEALQVKGCRTLFASTGVKGDNLRASYYVDELLAGNSVNTAPIDTIKAYVQGGDKTAKLPLAQEKIDALFQELKEAEIDFDEVVRIQIEDGLEAFKEAFKEILENL